The following coding sequences are from one Odontesthes bonariensis isolate fOdoBon6 chromosome 10, fOdoBon6.hap1, whole genome shotgun sequence window:
- the asb8 gene encoding ankyrin repeat and SOCS box protein 8, with protein MSSTMWYIMQSIQSKYSLSERLIRTIAAIRSFPHDNVEDLIRKGADVNRMHGTLKPLHCACMVADADCVELLLEKGAEVNALDGYNRTALHYAAEKDEGCVELLLEYGAQPNALDGNMDTPLHWAAFKDNPECVRALLESGACPNARDYNNDTPLSWAAMKGNLESVKVLLDFGAQVHVTNLKGQTPISRLVALLARGLGTEQEEECLDLLYRAAGRFDIRRADGTLPKELSKDPQLLAKLTDMVAQAPTLRSLARCAVRQSLGAQFLPSAVKELPLPETIKDYLLLRE; from the exons ATGAGCTCTACTATGTGGTACATCATGCAGAGCATTCAGAGCAAATATTCCTTGTCCGAGCGGCTCATCCGCACCATCGCAGCCATTCGCTCATTCCCACACGACAATGTAGAGGATCTTATTCGTAAG GGAGCTGATGTTAACCGGATGCATGGCACACTCAAACCGCTGCACTGTGCCTGTATGGTGGCTGATGCTGACTGTGTGGAGCTACTGTTGGAGAAGGGTGCAGAG GTGAACGCTTTGGATGGCTATAACCGTACAGCGCTGCACTATGCTGCAGAGAAGGACGAGGGATGCGTGGAGCTGCTCTTGGAGTATGGTGCCCAACCGAACGCCCTGGACGGAAACATGGACACTCCACTTCACTGGGCCGCCTTCAAAGATAACCCAGAGTGTGTGAGGGCCCTGCTAGAGAGCGGGGCCTGTCCCAATGCTCGGGACTACAACAATGACACACCTTTGAGTTGGGCTGCAATGAAAGGCAACCTGGAAAGTGTCAAAGTTCTATTAGACTTCGGAGCCCAGGTACATGTGACCAACCTGAAGGGCCAGACCCCTATCTCCCGACTGGTAGCCCTGTTGGCCCGGGGCCTGGGCACCGAACAGGAGGAAGAGTGCTTGGATCTGCTGTATCGAGCAGCAGGGCGGTTTGATATCCGACGGGCTGACGGCACCCTTCCCAAAGAGCTAAGTAAAGATCCCCAGCTGCTGGCAAAGCTCACCGACATGGTGGCTCAGGCTCCAACGCTTCGCTCTCTGGCACGCTGTGCTGTGCGGCAGAGTCTCGGAGCGCAGTTCCTCCCCTCCGCCGTGAAAGAGCTTCCTCTACCAGAGACCATCAAAGACTACCTGCTGTTGAGAGAATGA